The Flavobacterium jumunjinense genome includes a region encoding these proteins:
- a CDS encoding biotin--[acetyl-CoA-carboxylase] ligase → MNIIKLNAIASTNDFLKELSAKQIVQNLTTVVAENQLNGKGQRGTTWNSEDGKNLTFSVFLNGNTINTTSLYLINIIVPISIQEVLKRYNFNTIAIKWPNDILSGNKKIGGILIENAIKSDGTVQTIIGVGLNVNQFYFENLPQAASLAMIMNREFDKEILLKNILDQLMINLNRIGDASYFWEKYNDLLFKKDIPMVFSNALNEKFMGIIKGVSENGKLLLLLEDDAIKEYDIKEIKMHY, encoded by the coding sequence ATGAATATTATCAAACTCAATGCCATAGCTTCAACAAACGATTTTTTAAAAGAATTGTCAGCGAAGCAAATCGTACAAAATTTAACAACTGTTGTTGCGGAAAATCAATTAAATGGAAAAGGTCAAAGAGGAACTACTTGGAACTCCGAAGATGGTAAGAACCTAACATTCAGTGTTTTTTTAAACGGAAATACTATAAATACTACATCACTTTATTTAATAAATATAATTGTACCCATTAGTATTCAAGAAGTTTTAAAACGATATAATTTTAACACTATTGCAATTAAATGGCCAAACGACATTTTGTCAGGCAACAAAAAAATTGGCGGAATTTTAATTGAAAATGCAATAAAGTCAGACGGAACTGTGCAAACAATTATCGGAGTAGGGCTTAATGTGAATCAATTCTATTTTGAAAATCTACCTCAAGCAGCTTCTTTGGCTATGATAATGAATAGAGAATTTGATAAAGAAATACTATTAAAAAACATTCTAGATCAATTGATGATTAATTTGAATAGAATAGGAGATGCGTCTTATTTTTGGGAGAAATATAATGATTTACTCTTTAAAAAAGATATTCCGATGGTTTTTTCAAATGCTTTGAATGAAAAATTTATGGGAATTATAAAAGGGGTTTCTGAAAACGGTAAGTTGCTGTTGCTCTTAGAGGATGATGCAATAAAAGAATACGATATTAAAGAGATAAAAATGCATTATTAA
- the rsfS gene encoding ribosome silencing factor, giving the protein MGNNNNDDLLANIIKGIEDVKGADINILDLREIDNTVCDYFIVCNGNSNTQVVAIANSIQKVVSKELKEKPWHVEGMENAEWVLMDFVNIVVHVFQTHIREYYNIENLWGDAKITSIESKY; this is encoded by the coding sequence ATGGGAAATAATAATAACGACGATTTATTAGCTAATATCATTAAAGGGATTGAAGATGTTAAAGGTGCTGATATAAACATTTTAGATCTTAGAGAAATAGACAATACTGTATGCGATTATTTCATTGTTTGTAATGGAAACTCAAACACCCAAGTTGTAGCTATCGCAAATTCAATTCAAAAAGTAGTATCTAAAGAACTTAAAGAAAAACCATGGCATGTTGAAGGTATGGAAAATGCGGAATGGGTTTTAATGGACTTCGTAAACATTGTTGTTCATGTTTTTCAAACTCACATTAGAGAATATTATAACATTGAAAATCTTTGGGGAGATGCTAAAATAACTTCTATAGAAAGTAAATATTAA
- the ccsA gene encoding cytochrome c biogenesis protein CcsA, giving the protein MDKKIFSFLFSTRLMAVLFIVMIISMAAGTFIEDAYNTDTARIIVYNAWWFEVIMVFFVINFIGNIKRYQLYKREKWATLLIHLSFIFIILGAFVTRYISYEGMMLIREGETENHMYSDKTYVSGFVDGEYKGEMRRRSFEKSRYFAPEIEDAWFLKPFFSNDFTIKGDFNSIPYVIEYDDFLMNVTETIEADPNGVQYFKMVESGDGSRHEHFLKEGEVQSIHNVLYAFNKFTQGAINISNEKGELSIQTPFEGNYMRMADKLQGKVAKDSVQPLQMRSLYNLAGTQFVFPDAPIKGKKAYKSNRDYTDKQTDDAVSVTIRCQGKEEKLLLVGSKGKQGVPQNIKVGDLDFTLFFGSKVYEMPFKIKLEDFIADKYPGTEKSYSAFKSKIEVQDAEMNKTFRDSVFMNNILDYRGFRFFQAGFDPDEKGTHLSVNHDQWGTWITYFGYFLLYFALMAILFDKNTRFGDLKRKIDKVNEKKKMMTTVLLLFFSVLGFSQEHKHQESDSKKVLEHIQKYKVSEEHAAEFGKVVIQDQSGRMKPINTFSSELLRKVSKKDTYEGLNSDQAFISMTQFPQYWYNVPIIYLNTKNDSIRKIAGIDSSVKYAPLISFFDEEGGYKLAPYLEGAYSAAVPNSFQKDFIETDKKINLLYDALSGQIMRVYPIPKDKNNKWVSYLEISETTGTALDSIKTVLPFYLDAVSKASQNNDYKLASSLLVGLKNYQKKYGQKVMLSDEKINSEILYNKYDVFKRLYYLYMLAGVFMLAFVLFKMFSEAKWVRYTVNFFHGLVILFFAIHTLGLIARWYISGHAPWSNAYESMIYVAWATMFFGVAFGRKSQLTLAATTFVGAMILMVAHMNWMDPEIGNLQPVLNSYWLMIHVAVIVASYGPFTLAMVLGLVALFLMIFTNSNNVKKMKLAIDELSYINEMSVTVGLVMLTIGNFLGGQWANESWGRYWGWDPKETWALISIFVYAFVIHARLVPGLRSKWVYNFMSVLAFASVVMTYVGVNFHLSGLHSYASGEKQNVVYYLYIFFGVVVVGILAYLKFRKYYKK; this is encoded by the coding sequence ATGGATAAAAAAATATTTTCGTTCTTATTTTCAACTCGATTAATGGCAGTTTTGTTTATTGTTATGATAATTTCAATGGCTGCTGGAACTTTTATTGAAGATGCTTACAATACAGATACTGCTCGTATTATTGTTTATAATGCTTGGTGGTTTGAGGTTATAATGGTCTTTTTTGTTATAAATTTTATTGGTAATATAAAGCGTTATCAGTTGTATAAAAGAGAAAAATGGGCTACACTTTTAATTCATTTATCGTTTATATTTATCATTTTGGGTGCTTTTGTTACTAGGTATATTAGTTATGAAGGTATGATGTTAATTAGAGAAGGTGAGACGGAAAACCATATGTATTCTGATAAAACCTATGTTTCTGGTTTTGTTGATGGTGAATATAAAGGAGAAATGCGACGTAGGTCTTTTGAAAAAAGTAGATATTTTGCTCCAGAAATCGAAGACGCGTGGTTTTTAAAGCCTTTTTTCTCTAATGATTTTACAATTAAAGGAGATTTTAATTCAATTCCTTATGTTATTGAATATGACGATTTTTTAATGAATGTAACGGAAACGATTGAAGCTGATCCAAATGGTGTTCAGTATTTCAAAATGGTTGAATCTGGAGATGGTTCTAGACATGAACACTTTTTAAAAGAAGGAGAAGTTCAAAGTATACATAATGTTTTATATGCATTTAATAAGTTTACACAAGGGGCAATAAATATTTCAAACGAAAAAGGTGAGTTATCTATTCAGACGCCATTTGAAGGTAATTATATGAGAATGGCTGATAAATTGCAAGGTAAAGTTGCAAAAGATTCTGTTCAGCCTTTGCAAATGCGTTCATTGTATAATCTTGCGGGTACTCAATTTGTGTTTCCTGACGCCCCAATTAAGGGGAAAAAAGCATATAAATCAAATAGAGATTATACCGACAAACAAACTGACGATGCTGTTTCTGTAACTATTAGATGTCAGGGTAAAGAAGAGAAATTACTATTAGTGGGTTCGAAAGGAAAACAAGGTGTGCCACAAAATATAAAAGTTGGTGATTTAGATTTTACTTTGTTTTTTGGAAGTAAGGTGTATGAAATGCCTTTTAAAATAAAGTTAGAGGATTTTATTGCGGATAAATATCCAGGAACAGAAAAAAGTTATTCTGCTTTTAAAAGTAAAATTGAAGTTCAAGATGCTGAAATGAATAAAACATTTAGGGATAGTGTTTTTATGAATAATATTTTAGATTATAGAGGTTTTCGTTTTTTTCAAGCTGGTTTTGATCCTGATGAAAAAGGAACACATTTATCTGTAAATCACGATCAATGGGGAACATGGATTACTTATTTTGGATACTTTTTATTGTATTTTGCATTAATGGCTATTTTATTTGATAAGAATACTCGTTTTGGAGATTTGAAGAGAAAAATTGACAAGGTTAATGAGAAGAAAAAAATGATGACTACTGTTTTATTGCTTTTCTTTTCTGTATTAGGTTTTTCGCAAGAACATAAGCATCAAGAGTCAGATTCAAAAAAAGTACTAGAACATATTCAGAAATATAAAGTTTCAGAAGAACATGCAGCAGAGTTTGGTAAAGTAGTGATTCAAGATCAGAGTGGTAGGATGAAGCCTATTAATACTTTTTCTTCAGAGTTGTTGCGAAAAGTTTCAAAAAAAGATACCTATGAAGGATTGAATTCTGATCAGGCATTTATTTCAATGACTCAATTTCCTCAATATTGGTATAACGTGCCAATTATTTATTTGAATACAAAGAATGATAGTATTCGTAAGATTGCTGGGATTGATTCGTCTGTAAAATATGCTCCATTAATAAGTTTCTTTGATGAGGAAGGTGGTTATAAGTTGGCTCCTTATTTGGAAGGGGCTTATTCGGCTGCAGTTCCAAATAGTTTTCAAAAAGATTTTATAGAAACAGATAAAAAAATTAACTTATTATATGATGCTTTAAGTGGTCAAATAATGAGGGTGTATCCTATACCTAAAGATAAAAATAATAAATGGGTTTCATATTTAGAAATAAGTGAAACTACAGGTACTGCGTTGGATTCTATAAAAACAGTATTACCTTTCTATTTGGATGCAGTTTCAAAGGCTTCTCAGAATAATGATTACAAACTAGCAAGTTCGCTTTTGGTAGGACTAAAGAATTATCAAAAAAAATATGGACAGAAAGTAATGTTATCTGATGAGAAAATTAATTCTGAAATTTTATATAATAAATATGATGTTTTTAAGCGTTTGTATTATTTATATATGCTGGCAGGAGTTTTTATGCTTGCATTTGTTCTTTTTAAAATGTTTTCAGAAGCTAAGTGGGTTAGGTATACTGTTAATTTTTTCCATGGTTTAGTAATTTTATTTTTTGCAATTCATACTTTGGGATTGATAGCTAGATGGTATATTTCAGGGCATGCCCCTTGGAGTAATGCTTATGAAAGCATGATTTATGTTGCTTGGGCAACCATGTTTTTTGGTGTTGCTTTCGGTAGAAAGTCGCAACTTACTTTAGCAGCAACAACTTTTGTAGGAGCTATGATTTTAATGGTGGCTCATATGAATTGGATGGATCCTGAAATAGGTAATTTACAGCCTGTTTTAAACTCTTATTGGTTAATGATACATGTTGCGGTTATTGTAGCTAGTTATGGTCCGTTTACATTAGCTATGGTGTTAGGTTTAGTTGCTCTATTCTTAATGATTTTTACAAATAGTAATAATGTTAAGAAAATGAAGTTGGCTATTGATGAGTTGAGCTATATTAATGAAATGTCTGTAACAGTAGGTTTAGTAATGTTGACTATTGGTAACTTCTTAGGAGGTCAATGGGCGAATGAAAGTTGGGGACGTTATTGGGGATGGGATCCAAAAGAGACATGGGCATTAATAAGTATTTTTGTTTATGCTTTTGTGATTCATGCTAGGTTGGTTCCTGGTCTACGTAGTAAGTGGGTTTATAATTTCATGAGTGTTTTAGCATTTGCATCTGTTGTAATGACTTATGTTGGTGTAAACTTTCATTTAAGCGGTTTGCATTCATATGCGTCAGGTGAGAAACAAAATGTAGTATATTATTTGTATATCTTCTTTGGAGTAGTTGTAGTTGGTATTTTGGCATATTTGAAATTTAGAAAGTATTATAAAAAATAA